One Fundulus heteroclitus isolate FHET01 chromosome 11, MU-UCD_Fhet_4.1, whole genome shotgun sequence DNA segment encodes these proteins:
- the snx12 gene encoding sorting nexin-12 isoform X2 yields MSDPVVADTRRLNSKPQDLTDAYGPPSNFLEIDVYDPQIVGVGRNRYTTYEVRMRTNLPIFKLKDSCVRRRYSDFEWLKNELERDSKIVVPPLPGKALKRQLPFRGDEGLFEESFIEERRVGLEQFINRIAGHPLAQNERCLHMFLQEETIDRNYIPGKV; encoded by the exons ATGTCAGATCCAGTCGTAGCAGACACTCGCCGGTTGAATTCCAAACCCCAGGACCTGACGGATGCTTACGGCCCCCCGAGCAATTTTCTGGAAATAGACGTTTACGACCCACAGATCGTGGGAGTCGGACGGAACCGCTACACAACTTACGAAGTTCGCATGAGG ACAAACCTCCCCATTTTCAAATTGAAGGACTCGTGTGTGAGGAGAAGATACAGCGACTTTGAGTGGTTAAAGAATGAGCTGGAAAGAGACAGTAAG ATTGTAGTACCACCTTTGCCGGGCAAAGCCCTGAAGAGACAGCTGCCGTTCCGTGGAGACGAGGGCCTTTTCGAGGAGTCCTTCATCGAGGAGCGACGAGTGGGCCTAGAGCAGTTCATCAACAG AATTGCAGGTCACCCGTTGGCCCAGAACGAGCGCTGTCTTCACATGTTTCTGCAGGAGGAGACCATTGACCGGAACTACATTCCTGGAAAA gtATGA
- the snx12 gene encoding sorting nexin-12 isoform X1 — MSDPVVADTRRLNSKPQDLTDAYGPPSNFLEIDVYDPQIVGVGRNRYTTYEVRMRTNLPIFKLKDSCVRRRYSDFEWLKNELERDSKIVVPPLPGKALKRQLPFRGDEGLFEESFIEERRVGLEQFINRIAGHPLAQNERCLHMFLQEETIDRNYIPGKVRH, encoded by the exons ATGTCAGATCCAGTCGTAGCAGACACTCGCCGGTTGAATTCCAAACCCCAGGACCTGACGGATGCTTACGGCCCCCCGAGCAATTTTCTGGAAATAGACGTTTACGACCCACAGATCGTGGGAGTCGGACGGAACCGCTACACAACTTACGAAGTTCGCATGAGG ACAAACCTCCCCATTTTCAAATTGAAGGACTCGTGTGTGAGGAGAAGATACAGCGACTTTGAGTGGTTAAAGAATGAGCTGGAAAGAGACAGTAAG ATTGTAGTACCACCTTTGCCGGGCAAAGCCCTGAAGAGACAGCTGCCGTTCCGTGGAGACGAGGGCCTTTTCGAGGAGTCCTTCATCGAGGAGCGACGAGTGGGCCTAGAGCAGTTCATCAACAG AATTGCAGGTCACCCGTTGGCCCAGAACGAGCGCTGTCTTCACATGTTTCTGCAGGAGGAGACCATTGACCGGAACTACATTCCTGGAAAAGTACGACACTAG